A single genomic interval of Candidatus Polarisedimenticolia bacterium harbors:
- the nadA gene encoding quinolinate synthase NadA, with the protein MSLSAARSTVPPAYEGVDEERLADLRDRIRRLADSRQALLLAHNYQLPEIQEAADFVGDSLGLAQQAQRDPRRLIVFCGVHFMAESAKILNPEKTVLLPSLAAGCSLADSITADSLEDWKRRYPGHAVVTYVNSSAEVKALSDICCTSANAVSVIRSLPDQKILFTPDRNLGRWVARQVPEKEIVVYDGCCPTHDVLRGTDVAKGRMKNPEAVVIAHPECREDVLALADEICSTTGMAAAVARHPEAKTFLVATEWGLIHQLRRQYPDKEFVAADGCIGCRLHCPYMKMNTLEGVLRSLQEDVFEIRVDPEVAGDARRALERMLAVPRDR; encoded by the coding sequence ATGTCCCTCTCCGCCGCCCGCAGCACCGTCCCGCCCGCTTACGAGGGGGTCGACGAGGAGCGCCTTGCCGATCTGCGCGATCGGATCCGCCGCCTGGCCGACAGTCGCCAGGCGCTGCTCCTGGCCCACAACTACCAGCTTCCGGAGATTCAGGAAGCCGCCGATTTCGTGGGCGATTCCCTGGGGCTGGCGCAGCAGGCGCAGCGCGATCCGCGCCGCCTGATCGTCTTTTGCGGGGTGCACTTCATGGCCGAATCGGCCAAGATTCTGAATCCCGAGAAGACGGTCCTCCTGCCCAGCCTGGCGGCGGGCTGCTCACTGGCCGACTCGATCACCGCCGACTCGCTGGAGGACTGGAAGCGGCGCTACCCCGGGCACGCCGTCGTGACCTACGTGAATTCCTCCGCCGAGGTCAAGGCGCTCTCCGACATCTGCTGCACTTCGGCCAACGCCGTCTCCGTCATCCGCAGCCTTCCGGACCAGAAGATTCTCTTCACGCCCGATCGGAACCTGGGTCGCTGGGTCGCCCGCCAGGTTCCGGAGAAGGAGATCGTGGTCTACGACGGCTGCTGCCCGACGCACGACGTGCTGCGCGGGACCGACGTGGCGAAGGGAAGGATGAAGAATCCCGAGGCGGTGGTCATCGCCCATCCGGAGTGCCGCGAGGACGTCCTGGCCCTGGCGGACGAGATCTGCTCGACTACCGGCATGGCGGCGGCGGTGGCGCGTCACCCGGAGGCGAAGACCTTTCTGGTGGCCACCGAGTGGGGGCTGATTCACCAGCTGCGGCGGCAGTATCCCGACAAGGAGTTCGTCGCGGCCGACGGCTGCATCGGCTGCCGGCTGCACTGCCCCTACATGAAGATGAACACGCTGGAAGGGGTGCTGCGCTCGCTGCAGGAGGACGTCTTCGAGATCCGGGTGGATCCGGAGGTCGCCGGCGACGCCCGCCGGGCGCTGGAGAGAATGCTCGCCGTCCCGCGCGACCGCTGA